TCCTCAAAACTGTAACTAATGGTTAGAAGGTGAGGAAAATTAATAACATTGATAAATGACACAGgacaaacagaaaagacaaatatttcaaTACAAGACTTCTGACCTCATCTTCGTCCGAGCTGATTTCACTCTCTACATCCTCCAGTGAActtctgaaaagcattttgtgtGTTAGGCCCTTAGAGAAATGACAGCTCAGAGGGGATCTCATTGGTGACATAGGAACATTGTTACTGTTCACTGTCCCTGTTTACCCCTCTGCACATTCCCACCTTTGCCTCCTGGGGGATATTTAGGGGTCAGTAGGGTCTAGGGGccacacaaacaaacagcacaggAGCTACTTCTGTCCATGAGCAAACTGCCTGTTgttctgccctgggctgtgctggccagtGGGGCTGGAATGACCCAGGAACCTGAGCTGAGGGTGTTGTTTCAAGTGCTTTTAAACTCACTGGAAGTGAGTTTAACTTGctcattttttaatgcttctccCTCTACACAAGAGCTGGAAGAGGGGGAAGTGgtgctttgctgctgttggcagctCAGTCTGCTCATCACTTTCACTTGTACCTGTCAGCCTGTGCCATGAAGGGTTAAAAACCTCTGTTTGCAGGCTCTCAGCAGAGGATCTGAGGATGGAGCTCACTTGGAGCAGGCATATAGGTACTGACTTGCACACCTGGCAGCTTTCTGTGGTACCTGAGTTTCTTCCAGTGAGCCCCAGATCTCGGAATGCCCAGCCAGGGTGAGCAGTAGGATTGCCCTGTGCTGATTCCCAGTCAGCTGAGTGCTCTTTTCAGTCCTCAAGTCTGTTGTTTGCATCATCTGGTACTTACATTTCTCTTGATAAAAGAGGCTTCAGGAATTGTTTAAGCTGTGGCCTGACATCACGTGACCTGAAATCCAAACTCTCTGAGAACAGCAGGGAACTTGGAATATCCGTGAAAGTGACACTGTGGGCAGTGTCACTGGGAGCCTGGTCTGGAGACAAGAGGAGGTGACCACTTAGAGccaggggctgtcccaggcaggagcagcagcactctgctggcactcaccctgctctgtgctggagggaTGTGGAGCACTTTCTTCATTAACTCTGGGCTCTGTTTCcttatccttttcttttttgtgcctttttctgtgctcctcctgccacTCTTTTGGAGATAGCTGGTAGAGGATGTCCCTGTACATCTTGTACTCCTGCAGGGTGTCCTCAAATCTGGAGATGTCACTGGGTTGAGAGAAGTGGACAAAGTTTGTTAGCAGGGAGGGAAGCTTCTGTTTGAACAGGTTCTTTCTCACTCTCTTTCATCCACAGAAGGGGAGAGAGGGTACATTTTTTCATGGATATGCAAAGGCAAAAGGGAACCTGTGCTCTCTGTGGTTTCTCATGTGGAAACTGAGAATCAATCATATTCCCTGGTCATATCTCTTGCTATGGAACTGAGCTTGCTAGTTTTTGAACTTTTACTtgaaaaggaatgagaaattTTTCCAGCTCAGCTAATAATGAgaattatactttttttttttttttgtctttccctAGGTCCCCATTAAAATGCATTGCTtaattttgtttggattttaatCTGATGCTAGGCATTTAATTTTGGGGTTGGAATAtctacactttttaaaaaatgtaattagaaAACTAGATTAGTTGTTTTAGAAACAAAGCCagcatctggaaaacaaaagccaaaatattttgactcttaaaatggaacatttttaGAAATCTATCCCCTGCAAGGACTGTGAAGCTGTAGCACTGTAGGGGCTGTTAAAGGTGAGGCAGGAGTAATGAGCAATCTTACCGTtggattttctttatttctgttgtgaGTCCCTGGAtctctgttattttctttgtctttgctGAGGTTTCTCTTTTGGCTCTAGGAAAGGATGCACAAACAAACCATTAAACAATTTAGTAGTGAGTAGTGACTTGAGATGCCTATGAAACAGTGAAAAAGATGTGATGTGAGCCCTAGAAATCTGTGTTATAGATGTATCCCAGGAGATGCTTGGCTCCTGCTGAAGACCCTCTTGTCCTTGGCAAAGTATGGCATCCCAGTGTTCAGGCCTCCCTcatctggctgctgctgagcatcaggtgcagctgtgcccctgtgaTACCTGCAGTGGGCCAAAGTGCTCAGTCTGCTTCACTGAGGGGTTGGGCAGAGGCATCTCCCTCCAGTAAAGGGTGTTGTGAGAAGAATGGAAGTGCTGGAGCCACCAGCAGGTTCTTTGCTGCCACCAGATGAAGGGCTTTTGCAGTGAGGGTGTTCCCTGGATGTtgttctccttcctctcttttattGAATGTGTGGGAAGAAAAGTGCCACCAGAACTGTAACTCTGGGAAACTCAGAGTGCTCAGCCAAAACCCTGCAGGGAGGTCAAGCAGCAAATTCCTGTACCCAGCATGAAATAGCACAGAGGTGGTTCCTTCAGTGCTCCTTACTTTCTCAGTGCTTCAACAGAGTTATTGTGGTTCTCCTTCAGGAACTCCTCAAACATGGCAGCGTCCTTCTCCATccttctctcagccttttccagctttctttcCTCATCCTTTGTTATGTTCTCCATCTTTTCAATCTCCCCTCTCTTTACTGCAATGGTATGCTGAAATGAGCCCCAAAGGCAGCACAGTCACATCAGCTGGTTGGTTTTAAAGGTATATTGGTTTAGCTTTGTACCTGCTTACCAAATCCCCTGACAGTTGtgggcagagagggaaaggattTCAAACTCAGGTGTGTGACTTAGTGCAAGCCAGGTACATGGAGGCCAGGAGTTATTTCAGAAGGAACATAGCAAATAAGCAGTGAATCTAACTAAAGACAGAATTCAGAAGACCCAGCACTGCATTAACTCCTGGCTGACAAAGATTGATTCAGCTGTGTTGCAGCTCAATACCAGAGATGACTAATGGGAATGTTTGAGCACAGTTACTCCATTCCCTCATGTTGAGTGCAGAGTGGCTCCCAGCCACAGTTTATGtacaggagagcaggagccaaAGATCAGTGTGACTGTGCATCTCACAAATGGGATGGTTCCATGGCGGCTACTCAATGATGGGAATGACCtacattcctttctttcttggCTGGGAATTACTGGGCTACAGATTCTGAGTGACTGTGAGGCAGGACCTGGACAGTCAGTTCATGAGCTCTGATGTGTGCCACCTTGGAAAGATCTGCAGGCATTGATCTCGGGAGAATAAAcatcaaaacaaagcaacacagGGAAGAGGAATTAAATGAACAGAAAGTAACGAGCTGAAAGCCATGTACctcaagaaaaaatatctgttttctgTCCTGTAGGTAGCCATGGAAGGTCTCCCTGTCGAATTTATAATCTGAAATTAGAATATAAAGTTGCTTAGACTAGAGAGGGAGAAATATGGCCAAGGCAAAACACAATGAATATATAGGCTGCCATGAGCATGGATCTGGCTGGCACTGGAGTCAGCAATACTGATTATTGTATTATAGTTATAACCTTGTTTAGCATCAGTTTCATATGGGTTTTCATGGAGTAAAACCAGGGAGAATGGAGTGGACAATCTGGTCCTTGTCCTATGGACATTAATGGCAAATCTACTCCTCATGCAGAGGCAGAAAATCTAGGCCTGTATCCATTGAAATCCAACTTCAGCTTGGCTTAGTAGAAAGGTTTCCACCACACAAGGTCCTGCAACCCCTCAGCTGGCTACCAGCTCattgctgcagggctggtggaACCCAGGCTACCGTGAGGGGGTGGCCCAGGCTCTGGATGTTAACACCTGAGCTGGAGATGGCTCAGCCATGCAGGGGCTGGccagacacagcacagagctgccagtcTGCAGGACCTCACTGAAgccagccagagccagctgctctgcccatcccctCTGTGGCCTTTGCTCTAGGCTGTCacccagctgagcagcaccacTGCACAGACAGTGCCTGCTCTCCACCTTTTTTCATGGCTAACTTCCGTGAAAGCATCTCCTGGAGACATTTCAGTCTCTCTTCACATGTCGCctcttttctgctctcctcttcttcctcccttttcaAAGCTTTCCTCAACCCACTTTTGGCCTTCATTTTGGTGGAGTAAGTAGTTTTCTCATGGACTTTCATAGTCTTCCTCTTTTCACGTTCCTGTGAGAAGTCAGATATGTGACTGTTTGGTCCTGTGCTttgtttgctgtggtttttaaaGACATGAGTAAGTTATTGACAGCCTGGACATTTGCAGTGGTGGGTGATACCCTGCTGATGCACATTTGCCTATTTATCTGACTAATCCCAATAGTATTCTCTCTTGAGGCTACTGAAACACTAAATTTCTTAGCACTTGTTGTCATTATTCTGTTGATTTGTATTCTGCATCCATCCACCAGCTGTGCCAGTTTGTATCTACTCAGTGtcctcatttttccttcctgggtTATTGCTGTGagcaaatggaaattttttgAGACTCATCCTTTGTGTCCCCTGGTTAAAGGGGCCCACACTTAAACCAACCCAGTCCAACTTTTACAAGGACATTTAAACCATTAAGTTCAGATTGAGAAGATCTAGTCAAAACCACTCCAGAACATTCTGGAGGGTAAAAGGTGCTCCTGCTCAGTGCTTTCACATGGACTGAAGTGTGATTCAGTGCTGTCTGCACAGTTTGGGCCTGGTTTATGGTGAGGACCTCACTCAGCAGACATCCTTAGTGCACTGCTTCCTAAGCTCTTCCCCAAAATTGTCTAGCACCCTTCATCCCAAGCAAAAACCAGACTGTCAGACACCAGTGTGAGGTGAGGAGGCCTTGCTTTAGACCTCCTGCTTTCCTTcacactgtgccaggctgttcAACCCTGTGCAACAATCAGACCTCCcagagatcacagaatcccagaaaggtttgggctgggaCCTTAGGGATCATTTAGCTCCAACACCCTGCAGGGGTACCCCACTGGACCAGATTGCTCAAaacctcctccagcctggccttgaacacttccagggatggggcatccctGACATCCttgagcaacctgtgccagtgtcaccaccctcacagtaaaggattccttcctaacatctaatctaaatcttcCCTCTTCTAGTTTAAATCCACTCCCCCTTGTTCTATCACAATCTGGTTGTGTAAAAGTTGCTCATTTTTATAAGAACCTTTTGAGTATTGAAAGATCACAATCAGGTCTCCCTGGAgcattcccttctccaggctgaacatccccAGCTTTCCCATGAAGAGGACTTTGATCTCCCATGTGCTACATTTTGGTATTCTGTTGGGTGGGTGCCTGCCTTAGTAATTGCTTGTTATCCAGTTTAGCCTAAAGCATGTGTACATACCTCCTGTGCCTTCTTAATTTCCTTGTCCCTCATTGAGAAAAGTTCAGTATCTGATAGGActttaaatggatttttcattgggtttttttcatcctcttctgtgctttctgggtaaaaaaaaaaaaaaaaacaaacaaaaaaaccaaaccaaacagaaaaccaaaccccagGATGAGGATGTAGAAGATGTGAAGCTGAATATCTGGACCCAGTGCAAAGGGAGTGGGATGTGCTGTGTCACACCTGGagtgctcccagctgcagatgtCTAACAaagctgcatccagagcagggagctggataGGGCTTCTGGGAAGCCAGTGACAAACTGAGAGCTCTGTGTGGATTATGTCACTTGGCCATATCTGATGATCAACAACAGCATTTCAGACAgggatttttctgtctgtagcTGTTTTACCCATTTCATCTGTCTGGGGGCAGAAGAACCTGACTTCAGGCCTCTCCTCTGAGCTGACAAGGAAACACAGCTGGAGCATTGTGTCCTTACCTGACACAAGGTGAGTTTCCATTTCAAGTTTGGAAGAGAGACTTTCAGATGTTGATGCTGTATGTCAGGATGGTGTCTTTGACCCTGGGCCAAAGAAAATCATAAATCAGTCAGCTGGGATCTGCCAGTAATTGATAAGTTTTACAGCAGTGACAGGCCTAGGGGCTTTCTGTGTCTTAACCACTGAGCCTTTAGTGTctacagcaatttaaaaaaagctccATTAAACTGGAAAACACATATGTTCTGACCTCCAGAAGGAGATGTTCAACCCTGCCTTATGTGAAAGCTGTGCAAGACACAGTCCTCCTTACATGTAAACGGGTGGGAAAGCAAGAAAACACATTTGGAGACAGCAAGCAACCCAAGTcccttgtctttttttccacCCAGTCACCAGCTCTAATCCACACCCATGCTTTTTCATCCTGCTGTCACTAGTTCACAAGCTACATTTTTACTCACTAAAGCTCTTCCCAGTAATTGCTTCAGCATTGTGGATTTCTTGCAATAATCATGAATGATTGTTGGACAGCACAGACACACTTTACAGAACCCTGTTGCCTTTCATTTTAGGTTGGGAAACTGCTgaaggttatttttttgtttctctgactCTGGCCTTTTTGTCGTTTTTGCTATGGATCCTAAGGGACAAGCCATGGTGGGAATGATCTCACTTACAAAGAACAGACAGAGCATTGTTCAAGCTATCCTTTAATCACCAAAGGCAGCAAGCTGGGCTTAGTGAGGTATTAGTTCAGTTGATGCaattctgctgctggcaccatTCCTGACCTGCACTGCTCTGAGACCCTGTAGAAAATATCCTCTTCTGCTTGCACTAGTTTGAGGGCTATTTTAGAGCTTCAGTTTTTGCTCTGAAGAGCCTCCagtttttatgtattttgagCTAAAATCATCTGGCCTAATTTCCATGTCTGTCCTTGGTGCTTTGtgtattttctgcagctgcccaATTAGAACCTTATTCTTTGGAGGTGTCAAACTTTCACTGCTGATGAGACACAGAGGCTGAGGTAGGATTTAGGCTTTTGAATATAtcccaaatattttctctctccttttcagtTCTTGAAGTACATTTTACCAAGAACCTTCTTGACTGTTGCTTAGAGCCCAAACCTCTGTCCTTTGCTTAATGTAAGGGGATATTTTTCTCTAGGGTCTCTCATCTACATCCTGGAACAGcatcagccctgctgctgatgTGGGTTTTGGAGAAAGCCCCATcagggcaggggtgggcaggCAGTGAAACACCTTAATACAGTTTGTGAACCTCACAGAGCAGTTGCAGCAAACACCTGGTGCTTCAGCCCTCAGTGCACACCTTGATTTCTATAATCTAAAGCTTTCATcacaagaattttctttttcctgtgattGATTTAAATTCTTCCTACAGGTAATGAGTCTGAAAAGCAGGACTAGACAGTGGCATATGGAAAATAATTGTCAGTGCAACCCTCAGAGATAAAAAGTGCTTTATAATAGAATTTTAGCTAAGTATAGGAAACTGTGTGTCTGATTAActtataaatattcattttgttaagatattttttgtttgaggTTGCTGGGTTTTTTACAAGTTGTTTGCACAGCACTTTGGAAATAATGCCAGAAGCTACAGAAGCTCTAGCTCTGctaatttataattattaagCTCaataatgcaaattaaaaaagctTCATTGCTAGACTCATTTGGCATATATTCCACTGCCTCTGACATTATATTCCAGTAGCTGTGTACCAGTAGTACATGAATCAGTAGATAAGGCATTCAGGGTTTTAAATCACTGAAACCTTTATTCAGTGCTTTTCCCTAGCATCAGGCTGCttagtaaaagaagaaaaaaaaactgaaaacaaaccaacccccccccaaaaaaagaaacaaaaaaaacccaaatcaacaaaacaaaccccccacaaaacaaaacaaaaagccaaagtAACTATGCAGATGGAGCTAAAGACTAGTGCCATAAATCCATCCACCATGTTTGAGAGCACAGGATGTCACACATCTGTCCCTAGCAGCTTCTCTGCACACCCTCCCTGCCCGCTGCTCTGCAGTGTCTCACACTGACGTGTCACCCACGAGTGTCCCACAAGGGTGTCTCTATCACACAGAGGTGTCACCCAGGGGTGTCCCTCTCACCCAGGGTTGTCACCCAGCAGTGTCTCTCACCCAGCAGTGTCCCTCCACCCAAAGGCGTCACCCAGCGGTGTCCCTCCACCCCGGGCTGTCACCCAGCGGTGTCCCACTCACCCAGGGGTGTCCCTCTCACCCAGGGCTGTCACCCAGGGGTGTCCCTCTcacccagggctgtcccctgcGGGCTCTCAGGCCGGGCTGTGGCGCtcggagcggggccgggccagCGCAGCCGCCGCTGTTTGCGCTGCCATGGAAACGCGCGCTCCCGTCGCTCGGTCCGTGGGCACGGGGGCGCGCACGGAACCGCggggctcggctcggctcggctcagctcggctcggctcggctggGTCCCTGGAGGGACCCAGGGACAGCTCCCCGCAGCCCGGGCTCCCCCAGACCCCGTCCAGCCCGGCGGGCGGCTGTCCCCGCGGGCGGCTGTCCCCGGGGGCGGCTGTCCCTGCGGGCGGCTGTCCCTGCGGGCGGCTGTCCCCGGGGGCGGCTGTCCCCGCGGGCGGCTGTCCCCGGGGGCGGCTGTCCCTGCGGGCGGCTGTCCCCGGGGGCGGCTGTCCCTGCGGGCGGCTCACTGGGGCTCCCATGCGGATCTGGAGCTCCCCTTACAAGGGAGAAAACCGCTCTGCTGAGAGGtcttccagcctggctgggctcgTTATTTCATTCCCCCTCATTTCAGGCTTGGGA
The window above is part of the Serinus canaria isolate serCan28SL12 chromosome 12, serCan2020, whole genome shotgun sequence genome. Proteins encoded here:
- the CFAP100 gene encoding cilia- and flagella-associated protein 100, which encodes MKNPFKVLSDTELFSMRDKEIKKAQEEREKRKTMKVHEKTTYSTKMKAKSGLRKALKREEEEESRKEATCEERLKCLQEMLSRKLAMKKDYKFDRETFHGYLQDRKQIFFLEHTIAVKRGEIEKMENITKDEERKLEKAERRMEKDAAMFEEFLKENHNNSVEALRKAKRETSAKTKKITEIQGLTTEIKKIQRDISRFEDTLQEYKMYRDILYQLSPKEWQEEHRKRHKKEKDKETEPRVNEESAPHPSSTEQDQAPSDTAHSVTFTDIPSSLLFSESLDFRSRDVRPQLKQFLKPLLSREISSLEDVESEISSDEDEEPELYFTDPEQLLTTFMEMLDENLSFVLNSQDIAESWNKVQQTFITTRESMEKELAALKEQVNTLRASVAKEEEKVADLKLKVQLFSCEEHEGDDQDKMLTSLNKKVQEVYFQCTGDNEANLPTVEMLKVIEKQLNDLLDSVERIPPAKIEKAVKDIRKEQRARLREEKQKQARQQHDEGLKRDMERSQVPEEKKNKKMALPSNPSASKENSQGNR